A region from the Triticum urartu cultivar G1812 chromosome 1, Tu2.1, whole genome shotgun sequence genome encodes:
- the LOC125531952 gene encoding F-box/FBD/LRR-repeat protein At2g04230-like translates to MAGAEEDEMAPPPPPPPPVDPQQPMEAGPAAKRSRSEHHHGAGDAPSFKMEDLPVDVQAVIMSLLPLKMAVRTSIVSENWRMFWTFCCNLSFKGPRYLCENDTKIQQAKCIETVNCVIQQHSQIGINKFSIRCGLFEEDSVHLGRWIRFAASSKAKIIHLDLRFKDVFEEVNHLHLEALLDAQGSSFVRSLFLGGVVIKPHSAICGFTILRRLVLQSVTISGDFTGFLANCAALEDLEMIECSGLTDLIIPQQLDKLQHLLIDGMEVEMVEFYAADLSHFEYKGQVVPIVHHGCSKLEKATIMFSGKKGLAKAFTAVPSILPVKILNVQSVALSKYSQLQKLPTRPDGMFMHLRHMTCRIIVHSRPQEANYDIEVLQMAYCLDAAPQLETLQLNMFYMSSSGVCSAEVVGMRRHDHLKTVFMSGFRCYKAQIKLACCILENASVLEKLTIEPRITGVRYLDDNTDLHKILPGVCEWAQLTSERFDKVISVSGAPLHTMDASSAQQDEGSLQHHH, encoded by the exons ATGgccggagccgaggaagacgaaatggctcctcctcctcctcctcctcctcctgtagATCCACAA CAACCCATGGAAGCGGGGCCGGCGGCCAAGCGGAGCAGGTCGGAGCACCACCACGGCGCCGGCGACGCGCCGTCCTTCAAGATGGAGGACCTGCCCGTG GATGTTCAAGCTGTTATAATGTCGCTTCTGCCACTGAAAATGGCTGTGAGAACAAGCATTGTTTCAGAAAATTGGAGAATGTTCTGGACATTCTGCTGTAATTTATCTTTTAAAGGCCCACGTTATCTGTGTGAGAATGATACCAAAATACAACAAGCGAAATGCATTGAGACAGTAAATTGTGTTATTCAGCAGCATAGTCAGATAGGGATCAATAAGTTCAGCATCAGATGTGGCCTGTTCGAGGAGGACTCTGTTCATCTCGGCAGGTGGATTCGGTTTGCCGCCTCATCGAAGGCAAAGATAATACATCTTGATCTGAGGTTCAAGGATGTGTTTGAAGAAGTAAACCACTTGCATCTTGAGGCCTTATTAGATGCTCAAGGTAGCTCATTTGTACGGTCCTTGTTTCTTGGAGGTGTTGTTATAAAGCCACACTCAGCAATATGTGGCTTTACAATACTCAGAAGGCTTGTTCTGCAATCAGTCACGATATCCGGAGACTTTACAGGCTTTTTGGCAAATTGTGCAGCACTTGAGGACCTAGAGATGATCGAGTGCTCCGGTTTAACTGATTTAATCATACCACAGCAACTTGATAAACTCCAGCATTTGCTAATTGATGGAATGGAAGTGGAGATGGTCGAGTTTTATGCTGCAGATCTTTCTCATTTTGAGTACAAAGGGCAAGTGGTCCCCATAGTGCATCATGGTTGCTCAAAATTAGAGAAGGCAACAATAATGTTTAGTGGCAAGAAAGGACTGGCCAAGGCATTCACTGCAGTTCCAAGCATTTTGCCAGTGAAGATATTAAAtgtgcaatctgttgctctatcAAAATATTCACAG TTGCAGAAACTGCCAACAAGACCTGACGGAATGTTTATGCATTTGAGGCACATGACTTGTAGAATAATTGTCCATTCAAGACCACAAGAAGCCAATTACGACATTGAAGTTCTTCAAATGGCCTATTGTTTGGATGCTGCACCCCAACTGGAGACATTGCAATTGAAT ATGTTCTATATGTCATCCAGTGGTGTGTGCAGTGCTGAGGTGGTGGGTATGCGCCGGCATGATCATCTCAAGACGGTCTTCATGAGTGGATTTCGCTGTTACAAGGCTCAGATTAAGCTGGCGTGTTGTATCTTGGAAAATGCTTCTGTTCTTGAGAAACTGACAATAGAACCAAGGATCACAGGCGTAAGATATCTGGATGATAATACCGACCTGCACAAAATTTTACCGGGGGTCTGTGAGTGGGCGCAACTTACCTCCGAGCGTTTCGATAAGGTGATCAGTGTCTCAGGCGCTCCCCTTCACA CAATGGATGCTTCTTCGGCCCAGCAAGACGAAGGATCTCTTCAGCACCACCACTAG